From a single Hemibagrus wyckioides isolate EC202008001 linkage group LG27, SWU_Hwy_1.0, whole genome shotgun sequence genomic region:
- the ccne1 gene encoding G1/S-specific cyclin-E1 isoform X2 translates to MPSKSVINTHVKIKTDEAPKSSSGRSRKRKADVAIHLQDPDEEITEVQTRKKQCPSQETCRDQTPTCSPHRVDKQVGVGSVGFPQYTSRNVFVTPTRPSPLPALCWASKEDVWNNLLKKDKLYLHNMHVMERHPNLQPKMRAILLDWLIEVCEVYKLHRETFYLGQDYFDRFMSTQKDVQKSTLQLIGISALFIAAKMEEIYPPKVHQFAYVTDGACTEEEILSMEVIIMKELNWSLNPLTPVSWLNIYMQMAYLKEFTEVLMPQFPQATFVQIAELLDLCVLDVRSLEFSSSLLAASALFHFSSLELIMKVSGTSTVASAGGFGTQPDLARPARSPDSAP, encoded by the exons ATGCCcagtaagagtgt gaTAAACACACACGTCAAGATCAAAACAGATGAAGCTCCTAAATCCAGCTCCGGACGGTCCAGGAAGAGGAAAGCAGACGTTGCTATC CACTTACAAGATCCGGACGAGGAAATTACAGAGGTGCAGACGAGGAAGAAGCAGTGTCCATCCCAGGAG ACGTGTCGGGATCAGACACCGACCTGCTCGCCGCATCGGGTGGATAAACAGGTTGGAGTTGGCAGCGTGGGATTCCCACAGTACACCAGCAGGAATGTTTTCGTCACCCCGACACGGCCCTCTCCCCTGCCTGCCCTGTG CTGGGCAAGTAAAGAGGACGTGTGGAACAACCTGCTGAAGAAAGACAAACTTTACCTCCACAACATGCACGTGATGGAGAGACATCCCAACCTGCAGCCCAAAATGAGGGCCATACTGCTGGACTGGTTaatcgag gtgtgtgaggtgtataaaCTCCACAGAGAGACGTTTTATTTGGGTCAGGATTATTTTGATCGTTTCATGTCCACTCAGAAGGACGTTCAGAAGTCCACTCTGCAGCTCATTGGCATTTCTGCCCTCTTCATCGCTGCCAAGATGGAG GAGATTTATCCACCTAAAGTGCACCAGTTTGCATACGTGACGGACGGAGCGTGTACGGAGGAGGAGATCCTCAGCATGGAGGTCATCATCATGAAG gagctGAACTGGAGTCTGAATCCCTTAACTCCGGTGTCGTGGTTGAACATCTACATGCAGATGGCGTATCTAAAGGAGTTCACGGAAGTTCTTATGCCACAGTTTCCTCAGGCCACATTCGTTCAGATTGCTGAG ctgctggATTTGTGCGTCCTGGATGTCAGGAGTTTGGAATTCTCCTCCAGTCTTCTGGCAGCTTCAGCTCTGTTCCACTTCTCATCTCTGGAGCTCATCATGAAGGTGTCTG GGACGAGTACAGTCGCATCAGCTGGAGGATTCGGAACACAGCCAGACCTCGCCCGTCCCGCCCGGAGTCCTGACTCCGCCCCCTAG
- the ccne1 gene encoding G1/S-specific cyclin-E1 isoform X1 gives MPSKSVINTHVKIKTDEAPKSSSGRSRKRKADVAIHLQDPDEEITEVQTRKKQCPSQETCRDQTPTCSPHRVDKQVGVGSVGFPQYTSRNVFVTPTRPSPLPALCWASKEDVWNNLLKKDKLYLHNMHVMERHPNLQPKMRAILLDWLIEVCEVYKLHRETFYLGQDYFDRFMSTQKDVQKSTLQLIGISALFIAAKMEEIYPPKVHQFAYVTDGACTEEEILSMEVIIMKELNWSLNPLTPVSWLNIYMQMAYLKEFTEVLMPQFPQATFVQIAELLDLCVLDVRSLEFSSSLLAASALFHFSSLELIMKVSGLKWCDMERCVRWMVPFAMAIREVGSSTLKMFKGIPVENTHNIQSHAPYLDWLGRVQSHQLEDSEHSQTSPVPPGVLTPPPSSEKPEDSSS, from the exons ATGCCcagtaagagtgt gaTAAACACACACGTCAAGATCAAAACAGATGAAGCTCCTAAATCCAGCTCCGGACGGTCCAGGAAGAGGAAAGCAGACGTTGCTATC CACTTACAAGATCCGGACGAGGAAATTACAGAGGTGCAGACGAGGAAGAAGCAGTGTCCATCCCAGGAG ACGTGTCGGGATCAGACACCGACCTGCTCGCCGCATCGGGTGGATAAACAGGTTGGAGTTGGCAGCGTGGGATTCCCACAGTACACCAGCAGGAATGTTTTCGTCACCCCGACACGGCCCTCTCCCCTGCCTGCCCTGTG CTGGGCAAGTAAAGAGGACGTGTGGAACAACCTGCTGAAGAAAGACAAACTTTACCTCCACAACATGCACGTGATGGAGAGACATCCCAACCTGCAGCCCAAAATGAGGGCCATACTGCTGGACTGGTTaatcgag gtgtgtgaggtgtataaaCTCCACAGAGAGACGTTTTATTTGGGTCAGGATTATTTTGATCGTTTCATGTCCACTCAGAAGGACGTTCAGAAGTCCACTCTGCAGCTCATTGGCATTTCTGCCCTCTTCATCGCTGCCAAGATGGAG GAGATTTATCCACCTAAAGTGCACCAGTTTGCATACGTGACGGACGGAGCGTGTACGGAGGAGGAGATCCTCAGCATGGAGGTCATCATCATGAAG gagctGAACTGGAGTCTGAATCCCTTAACTCCGGTGTCGTGGTTGAACATCTACATGCAGATGGCGTATCTAAAGGAGTTCACGGAAGTTCTTATGCCACAGTTTCCTCAGGCCACATTCGTTCAGATTGCTGAG ctgctggATTTGTGCGTCCTGGATGTCAGGAGTTTGGAATTCTCCTCCAGTCTTCTGGCAGCTTCAGCTCTGTTCCACTTCTCATCTCTGGAGCTCATCATGAAGGTGTCTG ggctGAAGTGGTGTGATATGGAGCGCTGTGTGAGGTGGATGGTACCGTTTGCGATGGCGATACGTGAAGTTGGAAGCTCCaccttaaaaatgtttaaaggcATTCCAGTAGAGAACACGCACAACATCCAGAGCCACGCCCCCTACCTGGACTGGCTG GGACGAGTACAGTCGCATCAGCTGGAGGATTCGGAACACAGCCAGACCTCGCCCGTCCCGCCCGGAGTCCTGACTCCGCCCCCTAGCAGCGAGAAACCCGAGGACTCTTCGTCCTGA